A single window of Oreochromis aureus strain Israel breed Guangdong linkage group 5, ZZ_aureus, whole genome shotgun sequence DNA harbors:
- the LOC120440259 gene encoding uncharacterized protein LOC120440259 — protein MREAGQRVQPNLQRSTVASIVRVFRQTNRTQRLPHTGGRGRMFTDVQETAIVDMVIRNNGIKLTEIRHRVLADNVTFANIHSVSITTISRVLKKHQVRMKQLHTVPFERNSEHVKQLRNQYVQRVMEIEGRQTHHIFIFVDEAGFNLAKARRRGRNVIGKRATVNVLGQRGANITMCAAISTDGLLLHRPLIGPYNTERLLAFLHDLYGRVVLGEERDAERRNQPTFIIVWDNVAFHHSRAVTEWFAAHPRMESLFLPPYSPFLNPIEEFFSSWRWKVYDHHPHDQMSLLDAMNAGCLEISAEDCQGWIRHARSFFPRCIALDDIRCDVDENLWPNGEDRVD, from the exons ATGAGAGAGGCTGGTCAGAGAGTGCAGCCAAATCTGCAACGCTCTACAGTGGCATCTATTGTTAGAGTTTTCCGGCAAACCAACAG GACTCAACGGTTACCTCACACAGGAGGGAGAGGACGGATGTTCACTGATGTGCAGGAAACTGCCATTGTTGATATGGTCATCAGAAACAATGGgataaaactcactgaaattagACACAGAGTCTTGGCAGACAACGttacttttgcaaatattcaCAGTGTAAGCATAACAACAATTTCTAGAGTCCTGAAAAAACATCAGGTCAGGATGAAACAGTTGCACACTGTGCCTTTTGAGAGGAACTCTGAACATGTCAAGCAACTCAGGAACCAGTATGTCCAG AGAGTCATGGAGATTGAAGGCAGGCAAACACACCACATTTTCATCTTTGTGGATGAGGCAGGTTTCAACTTGGCCAAAGCACGGCGACGAGGGAGGAATGTGATTGGGAAGAGAGCCACAGTGAATGTCCTGGGCCAGAGGGGTGCCAACATCACAATGTGCGCAGCAATATCCACTGATGGACTGCTGTTACACAGACCACTAATTGGGCCATACAACACTGAACGGCTCCTTGCGTTCCTGCATGATCTCTATGGAAGGGTTGTGCTAGGTGAGGAAAGGGATGCGGAGAGAAGGAATCAGCCAACATTTATAATTGTATGGGACAATGTGGCATTTCATCACTCCCGTGCAGTCACAGAGTGGTTTGCAGCCCATCCCAGAATGGAGTCTCTTTTCCTCCCACCTTACTCTCCATTCCTCAACCCCATAGAGGAATTCTTTTCCTCATGGCGGTGGAAGGTTTACGACCATCATCCACATGATCAAATGTCCCTCCTGGATGCAATGAATGCTGGATGCCTGGAGATATCAGCAGAAGATTGCCAGGGATGGATCAGGCATGCCAGAAGCTTCTTTCCTAGGTGTATTGCCCTAGATGACATAAGATGTGATGTGGATGAGAACCTGTGGCCAAATGGAGAAGACCGAGTAGATTAG